The genomic window CAGTAAAGAAAACGATCGAATCATCTCAGTTTCAAATCAATTTGATGATTTAAATGGTATGGGTACGACTATGGTCGGCGTCTTTTTCACTAAAGACAAAATGATTGTTGTGAATGTCGGCGACTCGCGCTGCTACATTTTTAAAAATGGTAAGCTAGATCAACTCAGTGTTGATCATTCTTTAGTACATGAGCTAGTTGAAACTGGTCAAATTAGTCCTGAAGAGGCTGAGAATCATCCACAAAAAAACATCATTACGCAAACCTTAGGCGTTTCCCAAACGGTTCAGCCTAGGATCAAAAATTTTGATTTGGTAGATGATGCGATTATTTTGCTGTGCTCAGATGGTTTGACGAACATGGTCTCTGAAGCTGAAATTGCTGAAGTCTTGTCACGAGACATTAGTTTAGATGCAAAATGCCATATCTTAATCGATAAAGCAAATGAAGGCGGTGGCCGAGATAATATCACAGCCCTTCTTTTTGCCTCAGAAAATGGGGGTAAGAAGTAGATGGACAAAGGTTACCTAGTAGGGAATCGTTATGAGATAATTCGTACCCTTGGTGAAGGTGGAATGGCCAATGTCTATTTGGCTAACGACATCAAGACGAATCAAAAGGTAGCCGTTAAAGCTTTACGTTATGATTTACAAGATGATGAATCAGTTAAAAGAAGATTTGAACGTGAGGCCAAGGCGACCGGTACGTTGTCTCATCCCAACATTGTTAATGTCCTCGACGTTTGTAACGATAATGGCAAACAGTACATTATTATTGAATACGTACATGGACCTAATCTAAAAAAATATATTCGTGATAATTTTCCGATTCCATATCATGAAGTGGTTGATATCATGGAGCAAATCACTGC from Companilactobacillus sp. includes these protein-coding regions:
- a CDS encoding Stp1/IreP family PP2C-type Ser/Thr phosphatase; the protein is MDYALLTDVGKLRENNQDYVNVFKNQEGIIFGIVADGMGGHRGGDVASDMAVSHLGHTFEETKISDVDDLREWIIKEISKENDRIISVSNQFDDLNGMGTTMVGVFFTKDKMIVVNVGDSRCYIFKNGKLDQLSVDHSLVHELVETGQISPEEAENHPQKNIITQTLGVSQTVQPRIKNFDLVDDAIILLCSDGLTNMVSEAEIAEVLSRDISLDAKCHILIDKANEGGGRDNITALLFASENGGKK